Proteins from one Arsenophonus apicola genomic window:
- a CDS encoding DNA polymerase III subunit chi, translating into MKKATFYLIEQLSSQAELESHEWLACQLAAENWRMGKRVLIACEDQIQAEKLDEILWQREPHQFVPHNLAGEGPRYGAPVELCWPTKRSSSARDILINLQLTFADFATAFHEVIDFVPIDEHLKQLARERYKTYRSMGFNLIMAAPPTT; encoded by the coding sequence ATGAAAAAAGCAACTTTCTATTTGATAGAGCAGCTATCTTCACAAGCAGAACTTGAAAGTCATGAATGGTTAGCCTGTCAGCTAGCAGCAGAAAACTGGCGGATGGGTAAACGGGTTTTAATTGCTTGTGAAGATCAAATTCAAGCCGAAAAATTGGATGAAATACTTTGGCAAAGAGAACCTCATCAATTTGTCCCGCATAATTTAGCAGGTGAGGGCCCTCGCTATGGCGCGCCTGTTGAGCTTTGTTGGCCAACAAAACGCAGTAGCTCAGCCAGAGATATATTGATAAATCTACAATTAACATTCGCAGACTTTGCCACAGCATTCCATGAAGTGATAGACTTTGTACCAATTGATGAACATTTGAAACAGTTGGCGCGCGAACGATACAAAACTTATCGCAGTATGGGTTTTAATTTGATCATGGCAGCACCACCAACAACTTAA
- the pepA gene encoding leucyl aminopeptidase, with amino-acid sequence MEFSVKSGSPEKQRSACIIVGVFEPRRLSPIAEQLDTISDGYISALLRRGELEGKVGQTLLLHHVPNILSERILLVGCGKERELDERQYKQIIQKTINTLNETGSMEAVCFLTELHVKSRNNYWKVRQAVETAKETLYVFNQLKSNKCEPRRPLRKIVFNVPTRRDLANGERAISHGLAVSIGIKSAKDLANMPPNICNAAYLASQARQLADNYQNLTTKVIGEEQMKELAMNAYLAVGQGSQNESLMSVMEYKGSNDPTAKPIVLVGKGLTFDSGGISIKPSDGMDEMKYDMCGAATVYGVMRFVAELKLPINVIAVLAGCENMPSGKAYRPGDILTTMSGQTVEVLNTDAEGRLVLCDTLTYIERFDPDVVIDVATLTGACIIALGNHYSGLMSNHNPLAHELLNAAKQAGDKAWRLPLAEEFYEQLDSNFADLANIGGRAGGAITAGCFLERFATKYHWAHLDIAGTAWQSGKTKGATGRPVALLAQFLLNRAYINCDE; translated from the coding sequence ATGGAGTTTAGTGTAAAAAGCGGTAGCCCAGAGAAACAACGTAGCGCCTGTATTATTGTTGGCGTATTTGAACCTCGCCGCTTATCCCCTATAGCCGAACAACTGGATACTATCAGTGACGGCTATATCAGTGCCTTACTACGCCGCGGAGAACTGGAAGGTAAAGTCGGCCAAACGCTATTACTTCACCATGTTCCTAATATATTATCTGAACGTATTCTGTTAGTTGGATGCGGTAAAGAACGTGAACTCGATGAGCGTCAATATAAACAGATTATCCAAAAAACAATTAATACCTTAAATGAAACCGGCTCAATGGAAGCCGTCTGCTTTCTAACTGAGTTGCATGTAAAAAGCCGCAATAATTATTGGAAAGTTCGCCAAGCAGTCGAAACTGCTAAAGAAACGTTATATGTATTTAACCAACTCAAAAGTAATAAGTGCGAGCCACGCCGTCCCTTACGTAAAATCGTCTTTAATGTCCCAACACGCCGTGATTTAGCCAATGGCGAGCGCGCTATTTCGCACGGCCTTGCTGTCTCTATAGGTATTAAGTCAGCAAAAGATCTAGCTAATATGCCGCCCAATATTTGCAACGCGGCCTATCTAGCTTCACAAGCACGTCAGTTGGCCGACAATTATCAAAATCTTACCACCAAAGTGATCGGCGAAGAACAGATGAAAGAGCTGGCGATGAATGCCTATTTAGCTGTCGGGCAAGGCTCACAAAATGAATCGCTAATGTCAGTTATGGAATATAAAGGAAGTAACGATCCAACGGCTAAACCGATTGTGTTGGTCGGTAAAGGATTAACTTTTGACTCTGGCGGGATTTCTATTAAGCCATCCGATGGCATGGATGAAATGAAATATGATATGTGTGGAGCCGCTACTGTTTATGGCGTTATGCGCTTTGTTGCTGAACTAAAATTACCGATTAACGTCATTGCAGTATTGGCTGGCTGTGAAAATATGCCGAGCGGTAAAGCGTATCGGCCTGGTGATATTTTAACTACCATGTCGGGCCAGACAGTGGAAGTCCTCAATACGGATGCAGAAGGAAGACTAGTGCTTTGTGACACACTAACTTATATAGAACGTTTTGATCCTGATGTGGTAATTGATGTTGCAACTTTAACCGGAGCCTGTATCATTGCCCTTGGTAATCACTATAGTGGATTAATGTCAAATCATAATCCTTTAGCCCATGAATTACTTAATGCTGCTAAGCAAGCGGGCGATAAAGCATGGCGTCTACCTCTGGCTGAAGAGTTTTATGAGCAGTTAGATTCAAACTTTGCTGATCTTGCCAATATAGGAGGACGCGCGGGTGGTGCAATTACCGCTGGTTGCTTCCTAGAACGTTTTGCCACTAAATATCACTGGGCACATTTAGATATTGCAGGAACAGCTTGGCAATCAGGAAAAACAAAAGGAGCAACAGGCCGTCCTGTGGCATTACTTGCTCAATTTTTGTTAAATCGTGCTTATATAAACTGTGACGAATAA
- the lptF gene encoding LPS export ABC transporter permease LptF produces the protein MIIIRYLVKETLKSQVAILFILILIFFSQKTINILSSAVQGNIPSDLVFPLLGLGIPEMAQLILPLSLFLGLLMTYSKLYIDSEITVMHACGLGKKVLVIAALILALFTAFIAAVNVAWMLPWSAKYQEQALADAQANPSLAHMVEGRFKTTKDQNIVLYISNVKGKNFTDVFMAQLRPANNQRPSVVIAETGRIREDQNGNQIVVLDKGTRYEGTALLRDFRITDFKDYEAVIDHKETAVTGDKIEQKDMLQLWHATDAESKAEFHWRLTLVVAVLIMALMVVPLSEVNPRQGRVLSMLPAMLLYLIFFLLQSTLHSNAEKGEIDPKITMWLVNAAFLLLALILNIWDTVMMRRLRAKFSKGGA, from the coding sequence GTGATTATAATTCGATATTTAGTTAAGGAAACGCTGAAAAGTCAAGTTGCAATACTTTTTATCCTGATTTTAATTTTTTTTAGTCAAAAAACAATCAATATATTAAGTTCAGCGGTTCAGGGAAATATTCCTTCCGATTTAGTTTTTCCTCTGCTGGGGCTTGGTATCCCTGAAATGGCACAATTGATTTTGCCATTAAGTCTGTTTCTTGGACTGTTAATGACTTACAGTAAACTCTATATCGATAGTGAAATTACTGTTATGCATGCCTGTGGCTTAGGTAAAAAGGTATTAGTGATAGCGGCTTTAATTCTGGCATTATTTACCGCTTTCATTGCGGCAGTCAATGTAGCATGGATGTTACCCTGGTCGGCAAAATATCAAGAACAAGCATTAGCCGATGCGCAAGCCAATCCTAGTTTAGCTCATATGGTTGAGGGACGATTTAAAACCACCAAGGATCAAAATATTGTTCTGTATATTAGTAATGTAAAAGGTAAGAATTTTACTGATGTCTTTATGGCACAATTACGCCCGGCTAATAACCAGCGCCCTTCGGTGGTCATTGCAGAAACTGGACGTATCCGAGAGGATCAAAACGGTAATCAAATTGTGGTATTAGATAAAGGAACTCGCTATGAAGGTACTGCGTTATTACGCGATTTCCGCATAACAGATTTTAAAGATTATGAAGCGGTGATCGATCATAAAGAAACGGCAGTGACAGGCGATAAAATCGAGCAAAAGGATATGTTGCAATTGTGGCATGCCACAGATGCTGAATCAAAAGCGGAATTTCATTGGCGTTTAACATTGGTGGTAGCGGTACTAATTATGGCTTTGATGGTTGTGCCATTAAGTGAAGTTAACCCCAGACAGGGACGAGTGTTAAGTATGTTACCGGCTATGTTGCTTTATTTAATTTTCTTTTTATTACAAAGTACGTTGCACTCTAATGCAGAAAAAGGTGAAATTGATCCCAAGATAACCATGTGGTTAGTGAATGCGGCTTTTCTGCTATTAGCGCTCATATTAAATATTTGGGATACCGTTATGATGCGTCGACTACGTGCTAAGTTCTCCAAAGGAGGCGCCTGA
- the lptG gene encoding LPS export ABC transporter permease LptG, translating to MFGVLDKYIGRTILSSILMTLFMLVSLSGIIKFVEQLRKVGDGDFTTWSAGIFTLLTVPRDIEVFFPMAALLGALLGLGTLATRSELVVMQAAGFSRLQVAMSVMKTAIPLVILTMVIGEWVAPAAEQWARNYRAEKIVGRSLMVTDSGLWAKDGNNFIHIQRVIDKNEIKEIFIYQFDAQKKLQAVIFAASGRYNSDTHQWHLSQVDKSLINNEKEITGSQSLLMDWKTNLSPEKLGVVSLEPDSLAIRGLYKYVKYLKESGQEASVYQLSMWKKILSPLSVAVMMLMALSFIFGPLRRVAMGGRVLIGISGGFVFYLLNEGFGSLSLVYGVPPLIAAMLPSVLFLGFSILLLMRRQ from the coding sequence ATGTTTGGTGTATTAGATAAATATATTGGGCGTACTATTCTCTCCTCGATCCTAATGACTCTTTTTATGTTGGTGTCATTATCGGGCATTATTAAATTTGTTGAGCAATTGAGAAAAGTCGGTGATGGCGACTTTACCACTTGGAGTGCTGGGATTTTTACTTTATTAACCGTTCCCAGAGATATTGAAGTTTTTTTTCCGATGGCGGCGCTGTTAGGCGCATTACTTGGTTTAGGAACTCTGGCAACCCGTAGTGAATTGGTGGTGATGCAGGCGGCTGGTTTTTCTCGCCTACAGGTTGCGATGTCAGTGATGAAGACCGCGATCCCTTTAGTGATCCTAACGATGGTGATTGGTGAATGGGTTGCACCTGCGGCAGAGCAGTGGGCGCGTAACTATCGGGCGGAAAAAATTGTCGGTCGCTCGTTAATGGTGACAGATAGTGGTTTATGGGCTAAAGATGGTAATAATTTTATTCATATTCAGCGTGTTATCGATAAAAATGAAATAAAAGAAATCTTCATCTACCAATTTGATGCACAGAAGAAACTGCAAGCGGTTATTTTTGCTGCTTCAGGTCGCTATAATTCTGATACTCACCAGTGGCATTTGTCACAAGTAGATAAATCTTTGATTAATAATGAAAAAGAAATTACTGGCTCACAAAGTTTATTGATGGATTGGAAAACCAATCTAAGCCCAGAAAAATTAGGTGTGGTTTCTCTGGAGCCAGATTCGTTAGCAATAAGAGGACTATATAAATACGTTAAATATCTTAAGGAGAGCGGGCAAGAAGCGTCAGTCTATCAATTAAGTATGTGGAAGAAAATTCTGTCACCGCTTTCGGTAGCGGTCATGATGTTAATGGCACTATCATTTATTTTTGGACCGTTACGAAGAGTTGCAATGGGGGGAAGGGTATTGATCGGTATCTCAGGGGGATTTGTTTTTTATCTGCTCAATGAGGGTTTTGGTAGCCTAAGTTTAGTTTATGGTGTTCCGCCACTGATAGCAGCAATGTTACCCAGTGTACTATTCCTTGGATTTAGCATTTTATTATTAATGCGGCGGCAATGA
- the ampH gene encoding D-alanyl-D-alanine-carboxypeptidase/endopeptidase AmpH, which yields MQLFCLKFFSAFTLFLSLTGCSSSTAETKLTSTKTASSSPTTLEILNRHQPATEKTTDLVDRFASQIFTETNPQGMAIVVIDNDQIITRYYGETAPGSRKTPGPESLIRIASLTKLMTSEVMIKLEADKKLRITDPLQDYSYHGTYIPTYNGKQPIRLYHLASHTSGLPREQPGGKIGRPVFVWPTQTNRWAWLKKAKIKCLPGTKAAYSNLAYDLLADALAKAAGKSYKQLFAEKITLPTAMYDTTFTPTSHQCSRLMVGYKSSPCISTLAAAGSGGVYSTPADMQRWMQQFLSTHSQVSKQTAQREQAIYFARDMLTDIKGMDVAGHADGIGLGWVYMNPRDGIPGIYQKTGGGGGFNTYMTMIPQQRIGIFAVISRKKGSKFSRLTQGVNDLTAALTINHNNDPFQPTKQDFAVNLVKKLLESPDQG from the coding sequence ATGCAACTATTTTGCCTAAAATTCTTTTCAGCCTTTACTCTATTTTTATCACTTACTGGCTGCTCGTCATCAACAGCAGAAACAAAACTTACCTCAACCAAAACTGCATCATCTTCACCCACAACGCTGGAAATTCTTAATCGTCATCAACCCGCTACAGAAAAAACGACTGATTTGGTAGATCGTTTTGCTAGCCAGATTTTTACTGAAACAAATCCCCAAGGGATGGCAATCGTTGTTATCGATAATGATCAGATCATAACCCGTTACTATGGTGAAACTGCACCAGGCAGCCGAAAAACCCCTGGTCCTGAGTCACTGATCCGCATTGCTTCATTAACAAAATTGATGACCAGTGAAGTAATGATCAAACTAGAAGCGGATAAAAAATTACGAATTACTGATCCACTACAAGACTATAGCTATCACGGTACGTATATTCCTACTTATAATGGCAAACAGCCAATTCGCTTATATCATCTGGCTAGTCATACCAGCGGTTTACCAAGGGAACAACCTGGCGGTAAAATCGGCCGGCCAGTATTTGTTTGGCCAACCCAAACAAATCGTTGGGCATGGTTGAAGAAGGCAAAAATTAAGTGTTTGCCAGGAACCAAAGCCGCCTATTCTAATCTGGCTTATGATCTACTAGCAGATGCCTTGGCAAAAGCGGCAGGAAAATCTTATAAACAACTTTTTGCCGAAAAAATCACCTTACCAACCGCAATGTACGATACAACTTTTACACCAACTAGCCATCAATGTTCTCGCCTAATGGTTGGTTATAAATCCAGTCCATGTATTAGTACGTTAGCTGCCGCTGGCAGTGGTGGTGTTTATTCAACACCAGCTGATATGCAAAGATGGATGCAACAATTTCTGTCAACCCATAGCCAGGTTAGTAAACAAACCGCTCAACGTGAACAAGCGATCTATTTTGCTCGCGATATGCTTACCGACATTAAAGGGATGGACGTTGCTGGCCATGCCGATGGTATTGGCCTTGGATGGGTTTATATGAATCCACGAGATGGCATTCCTGGCATTTATCAAAAAACCGGTGGCGGTGGCGGTTTTAATACCTATATGACCATGATCCCACAACAACGTATTGGTATCTTTGCTGTGATTTCACGCAAAAAAGGCAGTAAATTTAGTCGGTTAACCCAAGGTGTCAATGATTTAACCGCCGCACTCACTATCAATCACAATAACGACCCTTTCCAGCCAACTAAACAAGATTTTGCAGTAAATCTGGTTAAAAAATTGCTAGAAAGTCCTGATCAGGGCTAA